CGCCGTAGCTTGTCAGCTAGACCCAGTCTCTCGGTGGCACTCGCCACCCGAAGGTCCGCGTCCGCCTTGGCCTTCTACATCAAAGTACGGCTGGCGTGGGCAAGCTTCTTGCTCAGCTCAGCAACAATGAAGGCAGCGTCGGAGGTAGACGCCTCTGCCACGGCtgcattaaactctgaaacaaaaacaaaatcaccTTCGGGGACACTAAAAGATTGATCAAAAGCTAAAAATGAAACAAGGCCCCTCACCTTtctcgggggggggggcgaatCCCAGTCATGCCAGGCCCGTGCATCACGGCCAAGAGCTGCTGCATTGACGCCGACACAGCTGCAAAAAGTAACATAAGTAAAAACACCTTCGAGAGCGACAAACAAGTTAGGTACTCAGGAAAAGCCAAGTAGCTGAAACTTACCAGACTCGTCGAAGGCCATCCCCTCCAAAGCCTCCACCTCATTGTCCGAAGGTGGAGCAGAGGAGCCACCAGGAGCCTCTCCACCTCTAAGTGCCATCAGCGTCTCACCAACCAAGATTTCTTCCTCCTCGATGTTCACCACAAGAACAGGCTGCGCATCCTTCAGCGCCGGAGCCGGATCCTTCAGGGCTTCAGCCGTCGAGGTAGTCACCCTCGTCACGGGTGGCTTCGGAAGGTCCGTAGGTCTGAGCCCAGTCTTAACGAGGCTTTGAATCCTCTTCCTCTTCGTCATACCTTCGGGGGAACAATGAAGATTAATCAGCGCTTTCGCCACCTCAATCCGACGGCCGGAACCGAAAAGCATGGTCCCGTACTCATCGCTGAGATCATAACGGGATCTAAAAAGCCTCCCCTCAGGAACTACGATCTCCCCGCCCaccgtccccatgagctcttccatGAATGAGGGCGTACCGCTGTCGCCCGAAGAAACCTCCTCATCTCGCGCCTTCCTCTTGGCGCTCTCAGCCCTCGCAACAGAAACCTTCGTGCTCGAAGGTTTCCGACCACGCCCGCGTCCCCGCGTGCCAGTAGCCCCGGAgctccccgcctcctccaccttagCTTGGCCCCTAGATTTCGACTCAGGAACCTCCGAACCAACGTTCCCCGGCGGCGCCATTCTTGGAATGGCGTTCGCCAGAACCGGCCGAGGCTCGTAAGCGACACCCATCTCAGCCAAGCACCGGTTCAATCGAAGGTTCCCTCCGCACACCTCCACCAAAGAAAGATACTCCTTTTTGTTCCAAGGGCCCAGTATCTCCGCAGCCTgccgctccagctcatccaCAATAACTTCGTCACTGGAACCCTCGAGCCTCCGAAGCCCAAAAACCGGAGAAGTCACATCATACTTCAAACCAACAAAGCGCTTACGCTCGAACCTCGACGGAGACCAGCCAGCCGCAAGCGGCCAAACCTTCGCAGCCAGAAATTCCTCGATAGCGTCCCTGCCACCACAAACTTGGCAAGCCGTCATGAAGGTCTCCAGACACGATTTGAAACCCGGACCGCGTTTGCTGAAGGTAGGCTGATAGACGTGATCGAACATCTCAATGTCCGAAGCCAGTAGATACTTCTCCTCACCAGAGCCTTTGGGATCAGGGAAGCCAATCTTGGCATAAAACCAATATCCTAACCAGTTGccctcccacttgttcttgtaagCTGTCGAGAGCATAACCTTTAACAGACCGGTCCTTTTGTTCGGCTTACGAGGAACGAAGGTGCAGCAGCCATTCTGAACCTCGCTAAGCTCCGAATCATCATCTACATAGACCTTACGACGCTGGCAGTGTAGCTGGAAAAGCCTACAAAAGGCATCCACAGACACTTCCCCTCCGAAGCTCCGCACCACCCACAGAAATTTGGCCAATGCAACAATCCCGTTCGGGGTAAAGTGGTGTAGCTTCGCATTGAATGGCTCCAAAAGCTTCGGCACAATTGGATCCATCGGAAGTCTAAGCCCCGCtgtaaaaaaatccttaaagaCCACAACCTCGCCGGTCTCCGGTATAGGAATCAATTCTGCCCCCGGAGGTCGACAAACCCCCTCGGCGAAATAGCCCTTCGTAACGTAGAAGTCTATCATGCTCTGAGATACGACAGATGCCTCGAAAAGCAAAGTCTTACGTTTCTCCGGAGCCATCAGTTCCGACACGTCCGCGGACACTGCTGAAAGGCTCTCACTGGACTGTTGCTGATGAGAAGACTGCGAACCACCTGCCTCTCCTTCGGGAGCTGGACCAGAGTCTGCACGAAGAACCGCCCTCTTAATGAATGCCATATCTAcacaaaaacaaagaaaggcgAAATTAGGAAAAAAAGGGTTCAAACGAACCTTCGATCAACCTCGTTGTTTGCTTAGTACGAGCCATAAACCGCAAAACCACTTACACCGAGGAAACCGGCCAACTTGACCACGCAAGAAAACGGAACCTTCGAAAGAAACGCTTTATAGTAGAAATAGCCGAAGGTAAGCAAAGCTTGAGGGGGCACAGaatttacccccccccccccaccctccGCTTATATAGGCGAGGGAAGAAACAGTACCAACGGTAAAATCGAGGAGTCGGCCGCCCAAGCGGCGCAATAGGAGCCTAACACGTAAACCACCAAAAATGACCGTTGCAGCCGACGgttcgggagacgtttttcctcgggagcttcccgaaggttacttgcaatcctcttcttcaacgcgggttcggaccgtcggcttcgaacctcgccctcgaggggctactattggggattggaccttcgggtcaagccctcaccctcggaaatgctctCTACCCTGTTTGCAGGGCCCCAATGAGATGGAGCCAAGCATACCCGAAGGTATCAAATGAACACTAAAAAGCGCAAGCTCAAGGACCATAACCTTCGGTGCGAAGGATATCACCTTTTGTAAGACGAAGGTGATGGATGGCAGCCCAGAAGCGCAAGCGCAAACATCAAAACCTTCGGCGACGAAGGGTTGCTCAGAAGCATAAGTTCGAAGACCAAGACCTTCGGGTCAGGAGATCAACTTCAGGAACGAAGGTGGCGGCTGGTTGCTCGTTGATGAAACATTCATGGCCCTGACTCCCGAAGGTCCCCGAAGGTTGTTGGAACCTTCGTCGGTTGTAGACATGTGTGTGAAATGTGAatatgtgagaaggtcggatttgtacacctctcgattacgtgagaaggtcggatttgtaaacctctcaccttgtaattttatcCCGAAACCGGCtaagagtgagctgtaaatgagttgagagggggcaatttaggaaaatcTAGCCGAGGGAtaagggtataaatagcccccctcTACACAGCGTAAATGGTTGAATTTTCTAAGAGTTCGACACCTATTTTCATTGTCATATTTCTTACTGTTCATACTCTACGTGTGGGCATTGAAGAaggggaaaattcgattcatgccaccacaactccgtgaaattaggtgtcatgttgaaaatcacgcCACTCAATGgcgtgattttcaacatgagattcaatttcaagaaattggagtggtatggatccaactgaccctgaAGAAAGAAAGGATCCCAACACTCGGCACCCGTAATTGAACTCCTCCCCCATCGTCCGGGAAGCGAAGGCGGCCATCCActccctcctcccctgctctccTCAGCACCATGGCCTGCGCAGGGATGCAGAACGAACTCGACCTGTTCATGGTCCGGTTTAACCGGTTTCTGGGTAAAATCCAGTCCAAGCCGTAGAAGTTGTTGCGCCAGCGGTTTGGAACCAGTGGGTTCTTGGGTTTCAACGGTTAATCTatgcaaactgtgcaatgctGGAGCCCACAAGCAGCCAAGCTAGGAATACTCGAGTGGCTAGTACGTTGATGCCGATGCCCGAGTGACGACGCAACCTGGCACCACGCGGCCGCGCAGCTGCTAGTGGACGCACGACGCGGACCTAGCTGCCGGGGATtgccttaatttttttttgtttaatttaattttcacgTTTCTCGTTGTTTCTTTCAATCAGTCGTCAGCGGGTTTCTCGGGTAAACCCGCGGACCACTACAACCCGTGCGTAGGTCTATGACGGTTTCCTCTGGATACGGTCTGGGCCGGTCTCTGGTTTTTACGAACCAATGAACAGGGCGAGAACGAACCTCGCCACGCCTGCCCCCGTGGCGGCCCCGTCCAAGGGCAAGTCAGCAGTGGCGCAGAACCCTAGGGGCCACTATGCTGCAACCAACGCCCCGTCGGAGACGCCGTACAAGGGCAAGTCGGCAGCGGCGCACGCCGCGGCCGTGGGCCCTCATCCTCCCACCACAACTCCCCTGGCGGCGACGCCGTTGCGTCCGCCACCACCCTCGAGCGCAAGCGTCGGGTCTTCCAGAGCAACCGTACGTGACCCTTAATCCCTTATTTGGCTAATTTTAGCCTTTGTTATGCCTTTTGGGCATTTGATTCAGGTTCTTCTCATTCTAAATTGTGTGCCGTAATTTTTGTTGGCGTTCTTGCAGTGCAGATGATGTATGGATTCGGGGATGATCCAAAGGGGTGTTCTGTTTATTCATCTATAACGATATGATGCAATTATTTTAGTTTAGAGCAGGAATTTAGATTGCAACTGATGATAATCTGCATTGAACCTTGAATTCTCAATGCTAATGTATGATGATTTTAATAACTTCCATGTAAAGAAAGAAGCacattgttttttttccttataAAATTGCTCACATatgtggtattcttgactttgTAGCCACTTCCAGAAACTGTTGCACTTGTGGATGACATTGCTGTGGAATATGTCACTGATCTGGTAAGCTTATTATGCTTTTCTGTCTTCTGCGCAATGCCAAGATCTGCTACGGTCATTTTTTCTAACTGCAGTCGTCCTATTCACTCATGTTGCTCATCCTTTTCTGCATATTGTCATGTTCCGTGTTCATCCATCATTCTGTTTTTCCCATTGGCCAGTTCAACTGAAATTAGTCAATATTGTCAGCTCTCATCTCTGTTCAGTGGTGTTTATGTGTCAGAAAGGATCAACTGAAACTCATCACTCTTAATGTTTTGTTTGCAGAAGATATTGGAAGCGACACCACTGTCCACGCTGCCGACAGCTACATTACTCCAAGCGACGCATCTTTTTAGATTTAGTGCGCAATGCTCATGTTCTGTTTGTGATTTGAAATACAGAATCTAGAGAAATACAGTGACTTCATAGTCTGCCAAGCTGCCTGCAGGATCTAGCTTCTATGTATCAGGTAtgtaaatactgaaatttagtGGTTTGTGGTTCTGTGAATCAGGATACAGTTACTTTTTTCGAGCCCGCAACATGAAGTCATGGTAGTGCAATTTGCTGAAATTTATGTTGCTTGCTTAACGCTGATGAACACAGGACTGTAAGGAATGCATTAGAGAGGTAATGGGTGTATCCAAGGAAACCTAAAACATTTTAAGAAATTGCATAGGCACAAATGTCATTGTCTCATTCTGAATTTTTTATTCTGTAAAAAATATCCATTCAAATTATATGaagtttagaattttttttactgAACCGTGATATATAACTGATAAATGTTGCCCATTTATGATTGACTTGTAGTAACTGTAGTATTAAGACCTTAGCTAAGCTATTCTTGTATAATGCAGGTTTTTCTTTTCGGTGAAATCCATAACCTCACCAAGATGGATGCAGGTGCAAACTCTATTGAGGCCCATTCAGGCTTTCAGTGGTAACAATCACAATGCTTTTGTGTCCTATTtaggtttttttttgttcattAAGTTCATTTTTTCATTGTTGTATATAGAAAGTTGAATGTCATGCCATACATGAGCTCCAAGATGTCTGTTCTAAGAAATTTGCCTGAGAATACATATGCCAATATTAAGTTACTTTTGGTACACAGTAAGGATGCTTGGATGGTAGAGCTGACCAGTTCAAGCAATATGGATACAATGTAGTCCTTATGTAATTTGATTCTTCAACAGCCATTTGTGTGGAGACTAAATGCCCTAAACATGAACTTTACAACCCACGTGTTAGTATTGTAAAGGAAGACAAGTTATGATTTACAAAATGCTAAAAAATAGAGGCTTCTGAAGGTTATTTCCATTTTTTCCTTGACAAAGTACCACCATCAGGTACAACCTGCTACTGGTTTTCATTGTCTGCTTTATTGCTCACGTTTTATTGACATATATCATAATTCCTCACCAGTGTGTGCAGATTCAGTGTCAAGCACTTCCTGATCTTGCTTTTATTAAGTTATATGCACTGCTTTATTTGTCAATATGTTCAATTCTGGCATCTGCAATTTGTCAATATTGTAGAAAGCTTAAGGAAAGAAGTTTGTGGCACTGGCATCTGTTGAGGGTAAAGAGGCTGAAGTCCAGACCATTAGCAAAAGGAACCTCTAATTCAAAGGCACATAGACCATGGGTCTAGCATAATGATGCTTACAAAACAGCtgctatagtttttttttttactaattTAGTCCTatgtcaaatttttttctttatagACGAATATGAGGTGTTGAGCTATGAGGAGTGTGGCTGCACTTTGATTAGTTTCACCAGCTAACTTAAGGTGATAAATCTATACTCTGTAACACTAAAGTTTATTCAGAAGCAGAATAAACAGGTTATTTGTGCATATTGTCGTGCTGTTTAACTAATATGGCCATTATAATATGATGTCATTTCCTTATATACCTATTAGTTAGATCATGATTGTTACTTGCCTGACAAAGCTTTGCTCCTTGTGTTTGGGTCATAGAGAAGAGAAGAAGACAAAAGTGCCCAGCCAAGTGAGCTGCGAGCAAGGTAAACTTTAACTAAGATTCAGACATTGATGACAAAGGACCACATAGATAGTTATGTCAGGATTGAATTAGTAGAATATTGGTACAATGTAAACTTAGAGCTAGGTATACGATTTCAATCAGTGTTCTAAAAAACGTTTTTAAACatcgtttaatcttgattaaacactgaacggtggccaagcgttgcgtttaatcacagtgtcgtttaatcacaacacacgtttaatcatgttcaatctacgtttaatcacaaaaaactctaaaccataggcaagcattcgcctagcgtctagcgttttttagaACCTTGATTTCAATATATACCACTGGTTTACATGCTTGTTTTCAAATTTTACGTATGGCGTGACTTGGAGGCAATTCACTCTTGGTCATTCCATTTTAGTTTGCCAGGAGGGGAATCCCAGGTTAGTTAATAGATAGAGAAGCAAAAGAGAAGGAGAAGAGAAACTGAGCTACTGTGCTTGCCTAAGGTAAATAAGCTAGCTGAAAGTATGAAATATCAATGGATTTACTTCATCGACCAAGGAAATAGGCAAGATGGTCTTCTGGAACTAAGGAGAACATCTTTGTCAGCGAGTCATCTCCCTATAATATTCACTCTTTGTTTCTTTACACTGAGCTCTTTTGTAATAGTAGTTAGGTATAAATTTTGGCAGGACGCTGAAAACAAGCAGAGACGATTCATATTGGTTGAGCTCAGCATATAGACATACAGTTATCTAGCCACGGTGGATTATCCATCAGAATTTCTCATGCCTTGTAAACTATATTATTTACCTTTTCTAAAGTAGACAATGTCTCTTTATGTATCTGGAATTACAAGACCAAGAAATTGACATACTTCTTTTCTATCTGGAAGAGCCAACAGCAAAAGGTAATGAGAGTTCTGTTAGTCTTATGCGGCATTCTTGCAGGTCGAGTCTTGACCTCTCAAGTTTATCACTGCATCCTATTTACCTAGCACGTGAGATCAACTAGCATCCACTTGACCTAACATTACAATATTGTGCTATTCTTGTTGCGACTTTCCTTCAATTTTGTATTTTCCTGTGGACTACTTGGCCTAGCTGCAGCTGAGGATCAGGAATTCGTGGAACTGAGCCAAGGTGTGGAGTTACTACTAGGAGTCTAGGACATCATATTAGATTATAGAGTACTTAAATGTCCGGACATCTCAGTATTCCAATATGATCCCTTTATTAATGTTGGCTGGATTCATGAGGTTTACGAGTAGTTCGATCCTATAGAGTTCCTCAATTATTTCTCCATTGTATATGAAGGCTATGTCTTTTGATgtatgaatatattttttttgtttactaGACTTTTAAAATACGAGCTAAATTATTGAATATAAATAATTGTGTTATGGGTTAAGTTTCTTAGTTTAAATAATTTTAATCTCTATGATATTATATTGTTGGTTACCTAACATAAATTCATGTTTAATATAAATACAAAATTATCATTAACTTGcactttaaatataaaataaagttattatttagtatattttttaagCACGTGCTTCTCCACTAGTATTAATTAATTATtgttattagattcatcacaaaaaattataatCATCACTGAAAATGTTTTGCAAATAATTTTTTAGTTTTTAATACGAAGCCTAGAAGATGCATTCTAAAACGGATCAAGATCATGGTTTTTAAGGAGGAAAGGCGAGGTGCGGCGACCCACCCCCTTCCAGACGCCTAGGCGAAtaaggcgcgcggcgaggcgacgccatacaCATACCCTCATCTAAAATAGAGGCagcacaaacatgcacatacaTACATTTTTGGTTCCTGTTCTGGAGCACATGTACCACTGATCCTCCTCTATCCAGCAGCCCTTGTTGGCTTGTTTCATGTAGCATGCATCCCCTTGCAGGTTTCAACATAGATGAATGTAATTATGTAAGACAAATACATTGTAATCAATGAATAAAGGATCAAGCATTCAAATGAAATACCTTTGTATGATCTGAATTCTGAACTCACTTTTCTTTCCCCAGACAGCAAGCTGCAGCTACATCTCGGGCATCAGGAAAAGAATCACTCAATCACATGGCATGCTTATGGCTATATATAGAAGCCAGAACAGAGCAGTGAGCAGAGGACATGAGGAGGTGAAGGAAGAGCAAAGAAGGGGACAGAAAATATACCTCTGACTCTGAGCTGACGTGAGGTGGAGCAGAGCAAGCAGCCACGAATCCTTGGAGCAGAGCTAGCAGCCACGAATCCTTGAGGGGAAGAGCTGCAGAGGTGAGTCGTGGAAGCGCAGATCTGCAGGCGAACGAAGCAGAGGAAGCAGAGGGGCAGAGCCGCGTGAGGAGGCAGAGCAGAGGAACCAGTGGCTGGATGGACTATGgaggggccgcgccgccggattccaggtccggccgccgccctcctctctTCCCTCCTCTCTCGATTTCCCGCCCGCGCAGGGGCGTGCGCCGTGCCCGCGCGGGGTATATCCCGCGATTTCCCCCGCGCGCAGCTCCCTATCCGCTTCCCGCGCGCGCAAGGTTTTTTCCCGCGCGCGCAAGGTGGCTGCGCCTGTTTTTCCGCGCACATCGCCTTCCCCCTCCGTGTGGCGTCCGCCGGATGCCTTGGCGACGCCTTTCTTTGTGAGCGACGTCGTCAAAACGTCGCCTAGACGACGCCTTAAAAACCATGGTCAAGATGCATTCGTCATGCAACTAGACAAGACACAGTAAGCGAGAAAGAGATGCATGCATTTGTCTTCATCCATTTGACCTTTTGGGTAGGCACGATGGGTCGTAAGCGGTGATCGGATTTTCTACAAAACTTCTACACCCTTCGCGAAGCACAACTAGTGCATGAGTCAATAAAGCACATGGCGTGGCCTGTCAGCAGTGTACAtgcagcaatggagatggaGGTACCACCACCATGGCTGTCCTCCCTCGCGGTCCTGCTGGCCACCGCCCTCTTCCTCGCTGCCGTcctccgccggcgaggagcgcgCAACAAGCACTACAACCTCCCGCCGGGCCCTCGGCCGCGGCCGGTGATCGGCAACCTGAACCTGATCGGCCCGCTGCCGCACCGCTCCATCCGCGAGCTCTCGGCGCGGTACGGCCCGCTCATGTCGCTCCGCTTCGGCTCCTTCCCCGTCGTCGTCGGCTCGTCCGTCGACGCCGCCGAGTTCTTCCTCAAGACCCACGACCTGGCGTTCCTCGACCGGCCCCGCATGGCGTGCGGCAAGTACACCGTCTACAACTACTCCGGCATGCTCTGGTCGCACTACGGCGCGTACTGGCGCCAGCTCCGCAAGCTGTGGCTGACGGAGCTCCTCAGCGCCAGGCAGCTCCGGCGGACGGAGCACGTCCGCGCCGAGGAGGTGCGCGCCATGCTGCGCGAcatccgcgccggcgccggcgcggcggtggcggtcaaGGAGCACCTGCTCATGGTGACGATCAACGTCGTGTCGCGCATGGTGCTGGGCAGGAAGTACGTCGGCGAgggcgcaggcgcggcggcggcggtggcgacgccgGAGGAGTTCCGGTGGATGATCGAGGAGATCTTCTTCCTCAACGGCGCGCTCCACATCGGGGACCTGGTCCCGTGGCTCGGCTGGTTCGACCCCAACGGGTACGTCGCCCGGATGAAGCGGCTGGGCAAGATGTTCGACCGGTTCGTCGAGCACGTGCTGCGCGAGCACGAggaccgccgccggcgggagggCCCCGCGTTCGTGCCCACCGACATGGTCGACCAGctgctggagctcgccggcgaccccagCCTCGACGTCCCCATCGACCGCGACGGCGTCAAGGCGTCCATTCTGGTAGAGAATAATAATTATGCTTTGTTAATCAACCATCATATCATCACTTAATACTAGATCACTCAACAATTTCAATTCATGAGTCTTGTGCAGGAGCTCATCACCGGCGGCACGGACACCTCGTCGGTGACGGTGGAGTGGGCCATGTCGGAGCTGCTGCGGAAGCCCGAGGTCCTCGCCAAGGTGACCGAGGAGCTGGACCGCGTggtcggccgcggccgcctggtTGGCGAGGGGGACATCCCGAGCCTCCCCTACCTGGACGCCGTCGTGAAGGAGACGATGCGGCTGCACCCGGTGGCGCCGCTCCTGATACCGCGGGTGTCGCGCGAGGACACGGCGGTGGCCGGCTACGACATCCCCAGGGGCACGCGCGTTCTCGTCAACGTCTGGGCCATCGGCCGCGACCCGGCGGTGTGGGGGGACGCGGCGGAGGAGTTCCGGCCGGAGCggttcgtcggcggcgaggaggcggcggacgtGAAGGGGCAGGACCTGCGGCTGCTGCCGTTCGGGTCCGGCCGCCGGATGTGCCCCGCCCACGGGCTCGGGCTCAGGATGGTGCAGCTGGTCCTCGCGAACCTGGTGCACGGCTTCGCGTGGAGGCTCCCCGACGGCGTGCCGCCGGAGAAGCTGAGCATGGAGGAGAAGTTCGGTATATCCGTGTCACGCATGGACCAGCTCAAGGCCCTCCCTGAGCCCAAGCTCCCGGGTCACCTCTACTAGTTCGATCGGGTACATTGTCTGCCTTGCTCCTGCGTGCTATGTCACATTGTGGTGTATTTCGTATATAGATGCCCTCGTATTACATgtacatacacacatatatggATGTATGTGTGTGCCGatcaatgttttaaatagccggTATATCAGCTGATATAGACGGTTATAGCTGCTACGCTATGACATTTAGCCCGCTAGATGATGTAACAGCAACAGGCTGCTAAACGTTTTAACCGACGATTTAAAACCTTGGAGACAATGTTgtatttcaaaacaaaataagtGTGATGATATCGAAATCTTCTGTAGTAATGCTAATTGTGTCCACCTTGCTTGCATATATACTATTTAATTTATATTAATTATGTGTGATACAGAAGGATAAGCTTAAAAATATATAGTTATAACATATATATAGTCGCGTTGAAGACGCAGTTGTTGGCCGTCTGATGGTGATGGCGGCATGCATACATGTAATGATTTCCAAACCCATGTTTCAAGGGTAATGCAGGCAGCAGGTGGGCTGCAT
The Panicum virgatum strain AP13 chromosome 6N, P.virgatum_v5, whole genome shotgun sequence genome window above contains:
- the LOC120677853 gene encoding uncharacterized protein LOC120677853; amino-acid sequence: MNRARTNLATPAPVAAPSKGKSAVAQNPRGHYAATNAPSETPYKGKSAAAHAAAVGPHPPTTTPLAATPLRPPPPSSASVGSSRATPLPETVALVDDIAVEYVTDLNLEKYSDFIVCQAACRI
- the LOC120677763 gene encoding trimethyltridecatetraene synthase-like, with the translated sequence MEMEVPPPWLSSLAVLLATALFLAAVLRRRGARNKHYNLPPGPRPRPVIGNLNLIGPLPHRSIRELSARYGPLMSLRFGSFPVVVGSSVDAAEFFLKTHDLAFLDRPRMACGKYTVYNYSGMLWSHYGAYWRQLRKLWLTELLSARQLRRTEHVRAEEVRAMLRDIRAGAGAAVAVKEHLLMVTINVVSRMVLGRKYVGEGAGAAAAVATPEEFRWMIEEIFFLNGALHIGDLVPWLGWFDPNGYVARMKRLGKMFDRFVEHVLREHEDRRRREGPAFVPTDMVDQLLELAGDPSLDVPIDRDGVKASILELITGGTDTSSVTVEWAMSELLRKPEVLAKVTEELDRVVGRGRLVGEGDIPSLPYLDAVVKETMRLHPVAPLLIPRVSREDTAVAGYDIPRGTRVLVNVWAIGRDPAVWGDAAEEFRPERFVGGEEAADVKGQDLRLLPFGSGRRMCPAHGLGLRMVQLVLANLVHGFAWRLPDGVPPEKLSMEEKFGISVSRMDQLKALPEPKLPGHLY